Part of the Flavobacterium okayamense genome, TCCTATAACTTCTGAATATGAAGGCACAACTACAGCTCTAGCATTAGTTATTAAATTATATTTTTCTTGGTTAAAAATAGGACCTAAAAACTCAACATTACTATCTAAACCTAATTTAGTTACTAGTTGTTTGAGTACAATTGTATAATCATTTTCTGGACCAACAATTTTCAGCTTTCTGTCTCTATTATTTATTTCAGCAAAAGCATAAATTAATAATTCTAAACCTTTTATCTTATCAGGCCTTCCTATAAAAAGAAAATAATCTTCTTTTGGTTCGTAATTTAAATCTTTAGGAATAGTTGAAAAATCAATTAAGTTTGGAATTTCTACAATATTTTTATGTTGGGTAAGTTTATATACATTGTCTTTTTCAATAGGTGTTATACAATGTAAAAATTCAGCGTTTTTTATTATTTTATTCAAAATAAGCTGTAAATACAATTTCTTTTTTAAACTATTCTTTGCTAGAACTCTTGGTTCTAACATTCCATGTGGACTTAGAACGTATGGAATTTTATTTTTTATAGCTATTTCCGAACTAACAAATTGTGTATAGGAATAAGTACCATGAAGATGGAAAGTACTAGAAGTATTATGTAACTTACTTAAATATTTTTTAATTTCTTTTTGATAAAACCAAGGTTTAGTTGTTTCAAAATGGATAAAATTATCAGTTTCTTCTTTTAAATTAGTTATAATATTTGAGGGTTGATGATTTTGATTCAAATAATTATTAAGAAGTAATAAAATAGTTCTTACCCCTCCACTGTTAAAAGAAACGTTTTCAGATATGTGATAAATTTTCTTCATTTTTAAACAACAATGATTTAGAATATGAGAAATAAAAAATTATTAGGAAGAAAAATAATTCTGGAGGGAAATAATGTCCATCTCTAAACAATTTTAATAAGATATAAACTCCTATACTTTGTTCTACAATTAACGATTTATCTTTAAAACTTTTAGTAATTAAATAAATAACAAATATAGTTACCAATAAGCCTATAATTCCAAACTCTGAAAGTAATCTTACAAACAATGAAGCTGCATCTTTAGAATTGATATCATCTAATTCTAATCTATATAAATAGTTAGGTGTTCGCATCAATTTTTTATATCGATCATGATACATATAATAATGACTTCCAATACCACTACCTAATGGGTGTTCAATAAAATTTTCTTTTGCTATGTAAAAATTGCTTAGTAACGCATAGGTACTAATATTAGTAGTTTCGTCAAACTTACCAGTATCTAAAACTTTTAAAGAGTTATAAGTATCATCAAATCTCATTTTTACTTTTTCATTATTGGAATATACCCAATAAAAAACGGCTATAACAAATGGAATAACTCCTACGGCATATTTAATTCTTTTGAGATTTATATTTGGCAAAATAAATATAAGTGCACAACCAATATAAGCTATAGAAGATTCAGTTAAAATAAGCGATAAAAAAATAGTAAAAAAAGAAGTGTATTGTTTTCTTTTAAAAAAATAATAACAAGCCGGTAAAACTAGTAAAGCGTAGTGAGCCGGTTCAGTAAGGAAACTGCTAAAACGTGGATCAGGATTTACATTTAAATTTATTCCTAAAAAAAAAGCAGGAAAGCCTATAATAGCTGTAAATAATGAATATTTAGTATAAATATCATAAACTTCTTCCTTTGTAAAAAGTTTTAAAACATTGTAAAAATAGGTACAGGATATTGCAATTCCAAAAATTTGCGATAACATAAAATTAGGAGGAATGCCTATCCATAAATAAGCGATACTACTATGAAAAAATAGGAAAGCCAAAAGAGTAATTAAAAAACTATTTATGGTTACTTTTTTATATTTAAATAGTAGGATTAAGTTGATGAATAAAATGAAATAAAACAGTTTTAGGTCAATTATAAATCTATATTTGAAAGCTTCAGTAAAAATTGCAAATACTGAAGAGTGTAATAAATATTTATTTAAGTTTATTTTCAAACTTTACTAATCAATTTAGTGTTTAAAATTATTAGCTGTAAAAGTAAGTATAAAAATTAATGTTTAATAAGTACATTTATACAAAATATAATTAGATTGGGACTATTTTTATATTTAAATAAACATACTTAAGTTTGTAATCACAATTTAATGAAGATGATATATCAGGATCTAAGTACATTTAGTGTTCCTAAAGAATTTAGAGGAGGGAGTAAGATTAAAGTTCAATTATGGGGAATAGTAGAATTTTTATTTTTTCGACCATCTCTTCAGTTTATGTATGGTTTTAGAAATTTTTTACTGCGATTATTTGGAGCTAAAATTGGCAAGAATGTTCTAATTAGGTCAAGTGTAAAAATAACTTATCCCTGGAAATTAGAAATTGGAGATAATTCTTGGATCGGTGAAGATTGTTATATTTATAATTTAGCATCAATTAAAATAGGATCTAATGTTTCTATTGCCCATAGAAATTTTTTTAATACTGGAGGGCATGACTATAAAAAAACAACTTTTGATATTTTTGCAAAACCAATTGTAATTGAAGATGAGGTTTGGGTTACAAGTGAGGTATATGTATCGCCTGGAGTAACAATTGCAAAAGGAGCAGTTATTGGAGTTAGAAGTGTAGTTTTTAATAATGTTCCAGAAGGTACATTATGTTATGGTAATCCAGCAAAAGTTGTCAAAAAAAGAAATGAATAAAAAACAAAAAGTTTTCATAACTGGAGGCTCAGGCTTTATTGGTTCAAATTTAATCAGACATTTTTTTAATATGGGTTTTGATGTTATTAATTATGACATTAAAGAGCCTATAGATAAATTACATAAAGATAAGTGGGTAAAAGGTGATATTTTAGATTTTAATAAATTAAATGATTCAGTTCAAGAATTTAATCCTGATTATGTTATTCATTTTGCTGCTAGGACTGATTTAGACGAAAATAAAAATATTATAGGATACGATTCTAATATTAATGGTGTAAAAAATATAGTTAGAATAATAAATAACAATAAGAATATAAAAAAGACCATTTATGCCTCAAGTAGAATGGTATGTAAAATTGATTACGTTCCTAAAAA contains:
- a CDS encoding glycosyltransferase, whose protein sequence is MKKIYHISENVSFNSGGVRTILLLLNNYLNQNHQPSNIITNLKEETDNFIHFETTKPWFYQKEIKKYLSKLHNTSSTFHLHGTYSYTQFVSSEIAIKNKIPYVLSPHGMLEPRVLAKNSLKKKLYLQLILNKIIKNAEFLHCITPIEKDNVYKLTQHKNIVEIPNLIDFSTIPKDLNYEPKEDYFLFIGRPDKIKGLELLIYAFAEINNRDRKLKIVGPENDYTIVLKQLVTKLGLDSNVEFLGPIFNQEKYNLITNARAVVVPSYSEVIGMVNLEASACKAPVITTHQTGLKQEFGKMGGTLINPKIEEIKNALQESLNWNDIERIERGNLLQKFVYENYSWDQKGKLWLDLYNKINL
- a CDS encoding O-antigen ligase family protein, producing MAFLFFHSSIAYLWIGIPPNFMLSQIFGIAISCTYFYNVLKLFTKEEVYDIYTKYSLFTAIIGFPAFFLGINLNVNPDPRFSSFLTEPAHYALLVLPACYYFFKRKQYTSFFTIFLSLILTESSIAYIGCALIFILPNINLKRIKYAVGVIPFVIAVFYWVYSNNEKVKMRFDDTYNSLKVLDTGKFDETTNISTYALLSNFYIAKENFIEHPLGSGIGSHYYMYHDRYKKLMRTPNYLYRLELDDINSKDAASLFVRLLSEFGIIGLLVTIFVIYLITKSFKDKSLIVEQSIGVYILLKLFRDGHYFPPELFFFLIIFYFSYSKSLLFKNEENLSHI
- a CDS encoding WcaF family extracellular polysaccharide biosynthesis acetyltransferase: MIYQDLSTFSVPKEFRGGSKIKVQLWGIVEFLFFRPSLQFMYGFRNFLLRLFGAKIGKNVLIRSSVKITYPWKLEIGDNSWIGEDCYIYNLASIKIGSNVSIAHRNFFNTGGHDYKKTTFDIFAKPIVIEDEVWVTSEVYVSPGVTIAKGAVIGVRSVVFNNVPEGTLCYGNPAKVVKKRNE